In Leopardus geoffroyi isolate Oge1 chromosome D1, O.geoffroyi_Oge1_pat1.0, whole genome shotgun sequence, a single window of DNA contains:
- the TMEM86A gene encoding lysoplasmalogenase-like protein TMEM86A, translating to MVSPVTVVKSEGPKLVPFFKATCVYFVLWLPSSSPSWVSALIKCLPIFCLWLFLLAHGLGFLLTHPSATRIFVGLVFSALGDAFLIWQDQGYFVHGLLMFAVTHMLYASAFGMRPLALRTGLVMAVLSGLCYALLYPGLSGAFTYLVGVYVALISFMGWRAMAGLRLVGAAWRWTELAAGSGALLFIISDLTIALNKFCFPVPYSRALIMSTYYAAQMLIALSAVESREPVEDYRLSKAN from the exons atggTGTCCCCAGTCACTGTG GTGAAGAGTGAGGGACCCAAGCTGGTGCCCTTCTTCAAGGCCACCTGCGTGTATTTTGTGCTCTGGCTGCCCTCGTCCAGCCCATCGTGGGTCAGCGCCCTCATCAAGTGCCTGCCCATCTTCTGCCTCTGGCTCTTCCTTCTGGCCCATGGCCTAGGATTCCTGCTGACCCACCCCAGTGCCACCCGCATCTTTGTGGGGCTCGTCTTCTCCGCTCTAGGTGATGCCTTCCTCATCTGGCAAGACCAGGGCTACTTTGTGCACG GTCTGCTGATGTTTGCTGTGACCCACATGCTCTACGCCTCGGCCTTTGGCATGCGGCCACTGGCTCTTCGGACAGGTCTGGTGATGGCAGTGCTGTCGGGCCTGTGCTATGCTCTTCTCTACCCAGGCCTCTCAGGTGCCTTCACCTACCTGGTGGGGGTCTATGTGGCCCTTATCAGTTTCATGGGCTGGCGGGCTATGGCAGGACTACGGCTGGTTGGGGCAGCCTGGCGCTGGACTGAGCTGGCAGCAGGCAGTGGTGCACTGCTCTTTATCATCTCAGACCTGACCATCGCCCTCAACAAGTTCTGCTTCCCTGTGCCCTACTCTCGGGCACTCATCATGTCCACCTACTATGCTGCCCAGATGCTCATCGCCTTGTCAGCTGTTGAGAGCCGGGAGCCAGTGGAAGACTACAGACTGAGCAAGGCCAATTGA